A window of the Cicer arietinum cultivar CDC Frontier isolate Library 1 chromosome 6, Cicar.CDCFrontier_v2.0, whole genome shotgun sequence genome harbors these coding sequences:
- the LOC101506882 gene encoding uncharacterized protein, with product MKSWKVPKLTPSIQGSIFQSFSISKISELLGKQHWSELKPHLRVTKPATFLDQLLNAGVDSELVLRFFKWSQKEFRLSYDLEATAKVLHSLAHSKRYPKVRSFLDYLVKNEKHTVSSIFHSLLLGGGPSGATALIIDMLVLAYVRNLELQSAYEAFRRAQDYRFKLSLTSCNPLLSALVKENKIGDMEYVYNEMMKRSIHPDLNTFNIFINGLCRAGKLNKAEDVIEDMKAWGLSPNVVTYNTLVDGHCKRGSAGKMYKAEGIMKEMLANKVCPNEVTFNTLIDGFCKDENVLAAKKAFEEMPRQGLKPNAITYNSLINGLCNNGKLDEAIDLWDKMVGLGLKPNIVTYNALINGFCKKKMMKEARILFDDITKQELVPNAITFNTLIDAYCKEGMMEEGFALCSSMLDDGISPNVSTYNCLIAGMCRKQNIQAAKELLNEMENRGLKRDVVTYNILIDGLCKVGESRNAEKLLNEMFKLGLKLNHVTYNTLMDGYCMEGKLKAALNVRARMEKEGKRPNVVTYNVLIKGYCKIDKLDAANRLLNEMLEKGLNPNRTTYDIVRMEMLEKGFIPDIEGHLYNISSMS from the exons ATGAAATCGTGGAAGGTGCCAAAGCTTACTCCATCTATACAAG GTTCAATTTTCCAGTCATTTAGCATATCTAAGATTTCAGAGCTGTTGGGTAAACAGCACTGGTCAGAGCTCAAACCTCATCTAAGAGTGACCAAACCTGCAACATTTCTAGATCAATTACTTAATGCTGGAGTCGATTCAGAACTTGTTCTTAGGTTCTTTAAGTGGTCTCAGAAAGAGTTCAGACTTTCATATGATCTTGAAGCAACTGCCAAAGTTTTACATTCTCTAGCACATTCAAAAAGGTACCCTAAAGTCAGGTCATTTTTGGATTACCTTGTTAAAAATGAGAAACATACGGTTTCTTCTATTTTTCACTCACTTTTGTTGGGTGGTGGTCCCTCGGGTGCTACTGCTCTCATAATTGATATGTTGGTACTAGCGTACGTGAGAAATTTAGAGTTGCAGTCTGCATATGAAGCGTTTAGGCGAGCTCAAGATTATCGATTTAAATTATCGCTGACTTCGTGCAATCCCTTGTTGAGTGCTCTTGTGAAGGAGAATAAAATTGGTGATATGGAATATGTGTACAACGAGATGATGAAGAGAAGTATTCACCCTGACTTGAACACATTTAACATTTTCATTAATGGTCTTTGTAGAGCTGGTAAGTTGAATAAGGCGGAGGATGTTATTGAAGACATGAAGGCATGGGGGCTTTCACCGAACGTAGTTACTTATAATACTCTTGTTGATGGCCATTGCAAGAGGGGAAGTGCTGGAAAAATGTACAAAGCTGAAGGTATTATGAAGGAAATGCTTGCCAATAAAGTTTGTCCAAATGAAGTTACCTTTAACACTCTTATTGATGGGTTTTGTAAGGATGAGAATGTATTGGCTGCAAAGAAGGCTTTTGAAGAGATGCCAAGGCAGGGATTAAAACCTAATGCAATTACTTATAACTCGTTGATAAATGGTCTGTGTAATAACGGTAAGCTAGACGAGGCTATTGATTTGTGGGATAAAATGGTTGGCTTGGGTTTGAAGCCAAATATTGTAACTTATAATGCTCTTATTAACGGGTTTTGTAaaaagaagatgatgaaggaagcAAGAATTCTTTTTGATGATATAACTAAGCAAGAGTTGGTTCCCAATGCTATAACATTCAATACATTGATTGACGCATATTGTAAGGAAGGGATGATGGAGGAAGGATTTGCACTGTGTAGTTCAATGCTTGATGACGGGATTTCGCCTAATGTTTCAACCTATAATTGCTTAATTGCAGGCATGTGCAGAAAACAGAACATCCAGGCTGCCAAGGAGCTTCTTAATGAAATGGAGAACAGGGGTTTAAAACGTGATGTTGTAACATATAACATCTTGATAGATGGATTGTGCAAAGTCGGCGAATCAAGAAATGCAGAAAAGTTACTTAATGAAATGTTCAAGCTTGGTTTGAAACTTAATCATGTGACATATAATACTTTGATGGATGGCTATTGTATGGAAGGCAAACTCAAGGCGGCATTGAATGTGAGGGCGCGTATGGAGAAAGAAGGAAAGCGGCCAAATGTTGTTACTTATAATGTGTTGATTAAAGGATATTGTAAAATTGACAAGCTAGATGCTGCAAATAGGCTTCTAAATGAGATGTTGGAAAAGGGTTTGAACCCAAACCGTACTACCTATGATATAGTAAGAATGGAAATGTTGGAGAAAGGCTTTATTCCAGACATAGAAGGACACTTGTATAATATCTCTAGCATGTCTTAA
- the LOC101507427 gene encoding synaptotagmin-2: protein MILQQASPTFHFHFSLCPCNNNNNNDGISSNTLLSFPLSKTMKKKRFISNYYYSNRKFRRRKWSIHSCSIPKQASNWKNPQFANTTTRGAKSFVLDRISNDDNELEAANNEMQESSQVQLGSNFTTFQEDPIVDKLRTQLGVIHPIPSPPINRNVVGLFVFFFFVGVVFDKLWTFRRRKNKVSSSEDSLRGVWPQVPTSFSLFLEKDLQRKESVEWVNMVLGKLWKVYRGGLENWIIGLLQPVIDDLQKPDYVERVEIKQFSLGDEPLSVRNVERRTSRRVNDLQYQIGLRYTGGARMLLMLSLKFGIFPIVVPVGVRDFDIDGELWVKLRLIPTEPWVGAASWAFVSLPKIKFELSPFRLFNLMAIPVLSMFLTKLLTVDLPKLFVRPNKIVLDIQKGKAVGPVADGVKSGEMQGNMDSVGELSVTLVDARKLPYIFGKTDPYVILSLGDQTIRSKKNSQTTVIGPPGMPIWNQDFHMLVSNPKKQKLSIQVKDALGFADLTIGTGEVDLGSLQDTVPTDRIVVLQGGLGFLRKGSSGEILLRLTYKAYVEDEEDDMTEEDSIDIDVSDDELSDTEEANNPDKKGLRDSAYQTDKESFMDVLAALIVSEEFQGIVASEAGFTKGLDNGSNIGPKVSKSPVANAESTPSSDNSQGSGGSTLIWLAVITSIAVLIAVNISGSSIFNP, encoded by the exons ATGATTCTTCAACAAGCTTCTCCCACTTTTCACTTTCACTTCTCTCTCTGTCcctgcaacaacaacaacaacaatgatGGTATTTCTTCCAATACTCTCCTTTCCTTTCCCCTTTCCAAAACCATGAAGAAAAAACGCttcatttcaaattattattactccAATCGCAAATTCCGTAGAAGAAAATGGAGTATTCACTCCTGTTCAATTCCCAAACAAGCTTCGAATTGGAAGAACCCTCAATTCGCCAATACAACAACAAGGGGTGCTAAAAGTTTCGTTCTTGATAGAATTTCAAATGATGATAATGAACTTGAAGCTGCTAACAATGAGATGCAAGAGTCATCACAGGTTCAATTGGGTTCAAATTTCACTACTTttcaagaagatccaattgtgGATAAGCTCAGAACTCAATTGGGTGTTATTCACCCGATTCCGTCGCCTCCGATTAACCGAAACGTAGttggtttgtttgtgttttttttctttgttggtgttgtttttgataaattatGGACTTTTAGGAGAAGGAAGAACAAAGTTAGTAGTAGTGAAGATAGTTTGCGTGGTGTGTGGCCACAGGTTCCTACtagtttttctttgtttttggaAAAGGATTTGCAGAGGAAAGAATCGGTTGAATGGGTGAACATGGTTTTGGGGAAGTTGTGGAAGGTTTATAGAGGTGGACTTGAGAATTGGATTATTGGGTTACTTCAGCCTGTTATTGATGATCTACAGAAGCCTGATTATGTTGAAAGGGTTGAGATTAAGCAATTCTCATTAGGGGATGAGCCTTTGTCTGTTAGAAATGTTGAACGCAGGACTTCTCGCCGTGTTAATGATTTGCA GTACCAGATAGGCCTTAGGTACACTGGAGGTGCTCGCATGTTGTTAATGCTTTCTCTGAAATTTGGCATTTTTCCAATAGTTGTACCAGTTGGTGTTCGGGATTTTGACATTGATGGTGAACTTTGGGTAAAGTTGCGACTAATACCAACAGAACCTTGGGTGGGAGCTGCTTCGTGGGCTTTTGTTTCACTTCCAAAGATCAAGTTTGAGCTTTCACCATTTCGTTTGTTCAATTTAATGG CAATTCCAGTTCTCTCAAT GTTTTTGACCAAACTTCTTACAGTAGATTTACCTAAACTATTTGTACGGccaaataaaattgttttggaTATCCAAAAGGGAAAAGCTGTTGGTCCCGTTGCTGATGGTGTTAAATCGGGAGAAATGCAAGGAAACATGGATTCTGTTGGTGAACTATCAGTCACTCTTGTGGATGCTCGAAAGCTTCCTTATATTTTTG gTAAGACAGATCCTTATGTTATACTTAGCCTTGGAGATCAAACCATACGCAGCAAAAAGAACAGTCAGACTACTGTTATTGGGCCCCCTGGAATGCCAATTTGGAATCAG GATTTCCATATGCTTGTTTCCAACCCTAAAAAGCAGAAGTTAAGTATCCAAGTAAAAGACGCACTGGGATTTGCAGATTTGACTATTGGTACAGGAGAG GTTGATTTGGGATCTCTTCAAGATACCGTACCAACAGACAGAATTGTGGTTTTACAAGGGGGTTTGGGGTTTTTACGGAAGGGATCATCTGGGGAGATATTGCTTAGGCTAACTTATAAAGCATATGTGGAGGATGAGGAAGATGACATGACCGAGGAGGATTCCATTGATATAGATGTTTCGGATGATGAGTTATCGGATACAGAAGAAGCAAATAACCCCGATAAGAAGGGTCTAAGAGATTCTGCGTACCAAACAGATAAAGAATCATTTATGGATGTTTTGGCTGCATTAATTGTTAGCGAAGAATTTCAAGGTATAGTAGCATCTGAAGCAGGGTTTACCAAAGGTTTGGATAATGGCTCAAATATAGGGCCTAAAGTATCAAAATCTCCTGTTGCCAATGCGGAATCAACTCCTAGTTCTGATAATTCTCAAGGTTCTGGAG GATCAACCTTAATTTGGCTTGCTGTGATTACTAGCATAGCGGTACTAATTGCTGTCAATATCAGTGGTTCAAGTATCTTCAATCCTTAA
- the LOC101507942 gene encoding delta(24)-sterol reductase: MSDLEAPLRPKRKKVWVDYFVKFRWILVIFVVLPISFTLYFLTYLGDVRSEWKSYKTRQKEHDDNVQKVVKRLKQRNPSKDGLVCTARKPWIAVGMRNVDYKRARHFEVDLSAFRNILEIDQERMIARVEPLVNMGQITRVTVPMNLSLAVVAELDDLTVGGLINGYGIEGSSHKYGLFSDTVVSYEIVLADGSLVKATKDNEYSDLFYAIPWSQGTLGLLVAAEIKLIPIKEYMKLTYKPVVGNLKDIAQAYADSFSPRDGDQDNDEKVPDFVETMIYTRTQAVCMTGRYASKEEAKKKGNKINSVGWWFKPWFYQHAETALKKGLFVEYIPTREYYHRHTRCLYWEGKLILPFGDQWWFRFLFGWLMPPKVSLLKATQGEAIRNYYHEMHVIQDMLVPLYKVGDALEWVDREMEIYPIWLCPHKLFKLPVKTMIYPEAGFELHRRQGDTQTAQMFTDVGVYYTPGPVFRGEVFDGADAVRRMENWMIENHCFQPQYAVSELNEKNFWRMFDAGLYEHSRRKYGAVGTFMSVYYKSKKGRKTEKEVSEAEQAHLETAYAEVDQPVD; this comes from the exons ATGTCGGATCTTGAGGCTCCCCTGCGTCCAAAGAGGAAGAAGGTTTGGGTGGACTATTTTGTTAAGTTTCGATGGATACTTGTTATTTTTGTGGTTCTTCCCATTTCCTTCACACTTTATTTCCTTACATATCTCGGGGATGTGAGATCTGAGTGGAAGTCGTATAAGACGCGGCAGAAGGAACACGATGACAATGTCCAGAAGGTCGTCAAACGTCTCAAACAGAGGAATCCCTCAAAGGACGGGCTTGTCTGCACCGCCCGTAAGCCATGGATTGCAGTTGGGATGAGAAATGTTGACTATAAGAGAGCTCGTCATTTTGAAGTTGATCTATCTGCTTTCAGGAACATACTTGAAATCGACCAAGAGCGAATGATTGCCAGAGTAGAGCCTCTTGTCAACATGGGGCAGATCACCAGGGTGACTGTGCCTATGAATCTATCACTTGCTGTGGTTGCTGAGCTTGATGATCTCACTGTTGGTGGCCTCATAAATGGTTATGGAATAGAAGGAAGTTCCCACAAATATGGCCTTTTTTCTGACACTGTTGTGTCCTACGAAATTGTTTTGGCCGATGGATCTCTTGTTAAAGCCACCAAGGACAATGAGTACTCTGATCTCTTCTACGCTATTCCGTGGTCTCAGGGAACACTTGGGCTTCTTGTTGCTGCCGAGATCAAGCTTATACCCATTAAGGAGTACATGAAGTTAACCTATAAACCAGTTGTTGGTAACCTGAAAGATATTGCACAGGCATATGCGGATTCTTTTTCCCCCAGAGATGGGGACCAGGATAATGATGAGAAGGTTCCTGACTTTGTTGAAACTATGATTTATACGCGAACACAAGCTGTGTGCATGACAGGGAGATATGCTTCCAAAGAAGAGGCCAAGAAGAAGGGGAATAAGATTAACAGTGTTGGCTGGTGGTTCAAACCCTGGTTCTACCAACATGCAGAGACAGCACTCAAGAAAGGACTTTTTGTAGAATACATTCCTACCAGAGAATATTATCACAGGCACACAAGGTGTTTGTATTGGGAGGGAAAGCTTATCCTCCCATTTGGTGATCAATGGTGGTTTAGGTTTCTGTTTGGCTGGTTGATGCCACCAAAGGTTTCTCTGCTCAAGGCAACTCAAGGTGAAGCTATAAGAAACTATTACCATGAAATGCATGTTATCCAAGACATGCTTGTTCCTTTGTACAAGGTGGGAGATGCTCTAGAATGGGTTGACCGCGAGATGGAG ATCTACCCCATTTGGCTCTGCCCACACAAACTGTTCAAGCTGCCTGTCAAAACTATGATTTACCCAGAAGCCGGCTTCGAGTTGCATCGCAGGCAGGGAGACACACAAACTGCTCAAATGTTCACAGATGTTGGAGTTTACTATACACCGGGTCCTGTGTTTAGGGGTGAGGTGTTTGATGGTGCAGACGCAGTGCGTAGAATGGAGAACTGGATGATCGAAAATCATTGTTTCCAGCCACAGTATGCTGTGTCTGAGCTGAACGAGAAAAACTTCTGGAGGATGTTTGATGCGGGGCTATACGAGCATTCTAGGAGGAAGTATGGAGCTGTTGGAACCTTCATGAGTGTGTACTACAAATCAAAGAAGGGCAGGAAAACTGAGAAGGAGGTGAGTGAAGCTGAGCAAGCACACCTTGAAACTGCTTATGCAGAAGTTGATCAACCAGTAGACTGA